Part of the Methylomonas rapida genome is shown below.
CGACGACGCTGGCGCCCAATTTCTCTATCAAGTCACAACTGGCTTTCGCGGTGCCGCCGGTCGCCAACAAATCATCGATCAACAAAACCTTGTCGTTTTCGTCGAAGGCATCGATATGCACCTGCAATTCCGCCGAACCGTATTCCAGATCGTAGGATACGCTTTGGACGTCGTACGGAAGCTTGCCGGGCTTTCTGAGCGGAACGAACGGAATGCCGAGTTCCCATGCCACCAGCGAACCGAAGATGAAACCGCGCGCTTCCATGCCGGCGACGGCGGTGATGTCGCGCCCCAGAAACGGGTGCAGCAATTGATGCACTGTTAGCCTCAAGGCGGCAGGGTCTTTGACCAATGGGGTAATGTCCTTGAAGATGATCCCTGGTTTTGGAAAATCGGGGATGTCGCGAATCTTGCTTTTCAATCTTTCCATTGTCGTTCCTGTTTTCAAGCGCAAAACTGTTCGATGGTGGCGAAGATGCCCTTGCTGTTGAGGCCGACCAGGCTGAGCAATTCCTCGCGGCTACCTTGCTCGACGAAGCGGTCGGGCAGGCCGATGTTGCAGACCGGCATCAGCACCTTCTGCGCCTGCAGGAAGGTGTTGATCGCACTGCCAGCGCCGCCGGCGATGACGTTTTCCTCGACGGTGACGAACACATCGTGCGTCCTGGCCAATTCCAGCACCAAGGCTTCATCGAACGGCTTGACGAAACGCATGTTCACCACCGTCGCGCCCAGCTGCTTGCCGGCTTCGACGGCAGGCGTGACCATGCTGCCCCAGGCCAGAATCGCGATCCGGCTGCCGTGATGGCGAATCTCGGCCTTGCCGATCTCCAACGCGGTCAACCCTGGATCGATGGCGGCACCAGGCCCCTTGCCGCGCGGATAGCGCACCGAGGCGGGGCCAGGGTGCTGAAAACCCGTGGTCAACATCTGCCGGCATTCGTTCTCGTCGGCCGGCGCCATGATCAGCATGTTCGGAATGCAGCGCAGATAGCTGAAATCGAAGGCGCCGGCATGGGTCGGGCCGTCCGGGCCGACCAGACCGGCCCGGTCCAGTGCAAACAGTACGTCCAGGTTCTGCAAGGCCACGTCGTGGATCAATTGATCGTAACCGCGTTGCAGGAAGGTGGAATAAATCGCCACCACCGGTTTGGCGCCCTGACAGGCTTGGCCGGCGGCCAAGGTCACCGCATGCTGTTCGGCAATCGCGACGTCGAAATAGCGTTTCGGAAACTTTTGTGAGAATTCCACCAGACCCGAGCCTTCGCGCATGGCCGGCGTGATGCCCAGCAAGCGTTCGTCTTGTGCCGCCATGTCGCACAGCCAGCGGCCGAATACTTCGGTGTAGGTCGGATGCGGCGACGGCGCCGCCTTGGGCAGATAATCCTTGGTCGGATCGAAGGCCGGTACGCCATGGTAGGCCAGCGGGTCTTTCTCGGCCGGCGCATAGCCTTTGCCTTTCTTGGTCACCACATGCAGGAATACCGGCCCGGTCAAATCCTTCAGATTTTCCAGGGTCGACACCAGCATCTCGACATCGTGGCCGTCGATCGGGCCGAAATAATTGAAACCCAATTCCTCGAACAAGGTACCGGGCACGATCATGCCCTTCACGTGTTCCTCGGTCTTGCGCGCCAGTTCCCACACCGAAGGCATCTTGGCCAGGGCCTTCTTGCTCTCTTCCCGCACCGACGAATAAAACTTGCTCGACAACACCTTGGTCAGATAATTGTTCATCGCCCCGACCGGCGGCGAGATCGACATATCGTTGTCGTTCAAGATCACCAGCAGGTTGGCATTCACATCGCCGGCATGATTCATCGCCTCATAAGCCATGCCGCCGGTGATGGAACCGTCGCCGATGATGGCCACCATCTTCTTGTCCTCGCCGCGCAGCTGCGAGGCGATCGCCATGCCCAGTGCCGCGCTGATCGAGGTGCTGGAATGGCCGACGCCGAAGGCATCGTATTCGCTCTCGTCCCGCGCCGGAAAGGCCGACACCCCGCCCAGGGTGCGAATGGTCGGCATGCGCTCCTTGCGACCGGTCAGAATCTTGTGCGGATAGGCCTGATGGCCCACGTCCCAGACCAACTGATCGACGGGGGTATTGAACACATAATGCAAGGCCACGGTCAGTTCCACGGTGCCGAGACCGGCGGCAAAATGGCCGCCGGAAATGCTGACCGTGTGGGTCAGATAGCCGCGCACCTCGTCAGCCAGTTGCTGGAGCTGGTCCTTGGACAGTGCGCGTATGTCCGCCGGGCTGTGGATGGAATTGAGTAGAGGGAAGTCTTTGGAAAGAGCCATGTCGTTATTTATTCCTTGAAATCACCGTGCGGTGGTAGTGCAATTGGATCAGTGCGTGCGCTCGATGATGTAAAGCGATAGTTCGCGCAGCAGGTCGGCTTCGCTGCCAAATCCCGTTAAGCTTTCGACCGCTTGTTCGTGCAATTCCTGGGCTTTTTGTTTGGCGCCAGCCATGCCCAATAGCGCAGGGTAGGTCGGTTTGTCGTTATCGATGTCCTTGCCCTGAGTCTTGCCGAGTGTCGCGGTGTCGGCTTCGATGTCGAGAATGTCGTCTTTGACCTGGAACGACAAGCCTATGCATTTGGCATAGTGATCTAGTTTCTTGGCGACGCAAGGATCCAGATCGGGTTTGGATAATGCCGCCAGATTGACGCTGGCGCGGATCAGGGCGCCGGTCTTGTGGATATGCATGTTTTCGAGTTCCGGCAGCGTCAATTTGCGGCCGACGGAGCCGAGATCGATGGCTTGACCGCCCACCATGCCTTGAGAGCCGCTGGCGCGGGTCAATGCCGTGATCATCTTCAGGCGAGCCGTGGCATCGACGGTGATGCCGGGGTCGTTGGCCAGAATTTCAAACGCCAGCGCCTGCAGCGCGTCACCGGCCAAAATGGCGGTGGCCTCGTCATAAGCCTTGTGACAGGTCGGTTTGCCGCGGCGCAGATCATCGTTGTCCATGGCTGGCAGATCGTCGTGAATCAGCGAATACACATGGATGAATTCTACCGCGCAAGCCGGCGCATCGAGCAGATCTTCACTCAAGCCCAAAGCCTGGCCGGTTGCATAAGTTAATAAAGGGCGGGTGCGTTTGCCGCCGTTCAATACGGAATAACGCATGGCCTGATGCAAGGTTTGTGGCAGAATGTTTTCGGCAGGCAGACGGGCGTCCAGCGCGCGCTCGACGCGTTCTTGGCAGACGGTTAGGTAGGCTTTCAATTTACTCATCGTTAAATGGCTCCAGGGTTTGTTGGCCGTTTTTTTCTAATAGGATCTGCACTTTCTGTTCGGCTTCCTGCAACGCTTGCTGGCAAGTCCGGGTCAGTTTGATGCCGCGTTCGAAGGATTTTAAGGATTCCTCCAGGGAAATATCGCCACGCTCCATTTGTTCGACCAATTTCTCTAGTTCTTCCATCGCCTCCTCAAATTGGGATGCGCTTTTTCTTCTCGACATATAATGTAACTAGCAGTGCTCAAAATGACCGAGCATTATAGTATGAATTTAACGCAAACGATGACTAACAATGAGTAACGAATATAACGCCGCCGCGATCGAGGTGCTGAGCGGATTGGACCCGGTGCGCAAACGTCCGGGCATGTACACCGACACGACACGGCCGAATCATTTGGTTCAAGAAGTGGTGGACAACAGTGTGGACGAGGCTTTGGCCGGCTACGCCAAAAGCATAGAAGTTACCTTATTCAAGGACGGTTCGATCAAGGTCGTCGACGACGGTCGCGGGATGCCTGTGGATATCCATCCCGAACAAGGCATTCCCGGTGTCGAGGTGATCCTGACCCAGCTGCACGCCGGCGGCAAGTTTTCCAACAAGAATTATCAGTTTTCCGGTGGCTTGCACGGCGTCGGCGTGTCGGTAGTCAACGCCTTATCTGAGAAATTGTTGGTCGAGATCAAGCGCGGCGGCGGGGTTTATCAAATGGAATTCGCCGGTGGTGACAAAGTCGGCGACTTGCAACAAACCGGCACGGTCGGCAAAAACAACACCGGCACCAGCGTACATTTTTGGCCGGACGGTAAATATTTCGATTCCAATCGAGTGTCCGTCAGCAAGCTGAAGCATGTATTGCGGGCCAAGGCGGTATTGTGTCCTGGCCTGACAATCGTGTTGGTTTCCGAACTGTCCGATGAAAAATTCGAATGGTGTTACCAGAACGGTTTACAGGAATATTTGCTGGATCGCGTCGGCGACGCCGAGATTTTCCCGCAGCCGCCGTTCATGGCCAACATGGTGGCCAGCAACGAGGCAGTGGAATGGGGCATCGTCTGGACGACCGATAGCTTGCCTGAAGCGGTCGCGGAGAGTTATGTCAATCTGGTGCCCACCGCCCAGGGTGGCACGCACGTCAATGGCTTGCGCGCCGGTTTGACCGAGGCGATCAGGGAGTTCTGCGATTTTCGCAATCTGCTGCCACGCGGCGTCAAGATTGCGCCGGAAGACGTTTGGGAAAACTGCCATTTCGTGTTGTCGGTGAAGCTGGAAGATCCGCAATTCTCCGGGCAAACCAAGGAACGCTTGAGTTCGCGCGAATGCGTGACCTTCGTCTCCGGCGTCGCCAAGGATACCTTCAGCTTGTGGCTGAATCAGCACCCGCAGGAAGGTGAGAAAATCGCCGAAATCATCCTGGCCAGCGCGCAGAAACGCCTGAAATCAGCCAAGAAAATCGTGCGCAAAAAAATCACCGCCGGTCCCGCCTTGCCCGGCAAACTGGCGGATTGCTCGGCGCAAGACATCAGCCGTACCGAGCTGTTCCTGGTGGAGGGCGATTCGGCCGGTGGCTCGGCCAAGCAGGCGCGCGACCGCGAATATCAGGCCATCATGCCGCTTAGGGGCAAGATTTTGAACACCTGGGAAGTCGATTCCAACGAAGTGATGGCGTCGCAAGAAGTGCATGACATCGCAGTGGCCTTGGGCATAGAGCCGGACAGCGATGACTTGCAAAATCTGCGTTACGGTAAAATCTGCATTCTGGCCGACGCCGATTCCGATGGTAACCATATTGCCACGCTGATTTGTGCCTTGTTTTTCCGTCATTTCAAAGCCTTGGTCAAGGCTGGCCATGTGTTCGTGGCAATGCCGCCCTTATATCGTATCGATGTCGGCAAGAAGGTGTTTTATGCCCTGGACGAATCGGAGCGCCTGGGCGTGCTGGCGCGCATCGAAGCCGAAAAACTCACCGGTAAGGTCAATATCCAGCGATTTAAAGGTTTGGGTGAGATGAATCCGTCGCAACTGCGGGAAACCACGATGAACCCGGATACTCGCCGGCTGGTACAACTGACCATCGCCGAAAACGACGAAACCTTCGAACGCATGGATTTATTGTTGGCGAAAAAACGCTCCTCCGATCGCAAGAGCTGGCTGGAAGACAAGGGTAATCTGGCGGAGGTTTTGTAAGATGGGTTATAACCTGGCCCGACGGGGTGGCCTGATAACAACGACAACGGAAACATCATGATAGAAATCGGCAAAATCAATAGGCTGACCATTGCCAAAAAGCTCGACAATCAGTGTTATCTGGATGGTGGTGAACTCGGCGAACTGGTATTGGTGGATGTTGCGAACGCCGCGCGTCAAATCGGCGATAACGTCGAAGTTTTCGTTTATATCGACGGCAAAAACCAAACCGTAGCCACCACGCAAAAACCCAAGGCCCAGGTCGATGAAGTGGCCTGGCTGAAGGTGGTGTCGCTGAGCCACGCTGGCGCGTTTCTGGATTGGGGCTTGCCGAAGGATTTGTTGTTGCCGTTCAGCGAACAAAAAGGCAAGCTGGTGGAGGGGCGCTCTTGTCTAGTGCGTTTGTTTCTGGATGAAAACAATCGCATCGCCGCGTCCATGCTGTTGGACGATTTCATTCAGGATGAGGCTTTTTATTATAAGGAGGGGCAGGCGGTGGAATTGATCATTGCCGACTTCACCGAGTTGGGTTTCAAGGCCGTGGTCGATCATAAATACTGGGGCGTCTTGTACAAAAACGAGGTATTCCAGCCTTTGAAACGCGGCCAGCAACTGACTGGCCATATCAAGAAAGTCCGCCCTGATCATAGGCTGGACTTGATTCTGGGTCAGGAAAAATACGGCGAAAAAGTCGATGCGACCTCGGCCAAGATTTTGGCTGTGCTGGCAAAACATGGCGGCCATATCGCGCTGACCGATAAGAGTCCGCCCGAGATGATTTATGACACCTTCGGCGTCAGCAAAAAGGTTTTCAAACAGGCGATTGGCGGGCTTTATAAACAGCGGAAGATCGTCATCGAAGAAAAGGGTATTCGCTTGAGCGAAACCCCATGAGTCATGCGGTGCCGTTAGCGATTTGCGTCGCTAACGGCATCGCGGATAGGATTAAAACTCGAGTCTGGCGCCTAGCATCAATTTGTTGCTGTTGATGCTGGTGTAACTCTGTAAAGTTTCGTAGGCCAAAAATGCCGAAATACCACCGGCAAAGACGCTGGATACTTCCGCGCCGAAGGTATAGTAGTCGCGGCTGGGCCCGTCGCTGGTCATGATGAAGCTTTGGCCGCTGGGATCGTTGACAAAACCGGTTTCGATTTGGCGTCCGCCATCCATGAATTGATGATGCCATTCGCCACGCAATTGCGGAATCAAAACTCCCCAAGGAAAACTGAAGGCGTAAGCGGTTTGAATGCCGACGGTCGAGGTCAGCGACTCGATGTTCTGCTTGCCGAATCTCACCGCGTAAGGACTACCTGACTCGCTGTAACTGTCGATGTCCAGATTCATGTATTCGCCTCTCGCATAAGGGGCAATGGTCCAGGCATCGATGTTGAAGTCATAGCCGCCGCCCCAGCTGAAGGCGTACTGGCCGCCTTCTGGCGAAGCCTTGGCCACGGAAGATTCACCGTTATAGGTAATGTTGCGGCGGGTATCGTAGGCAAAGCCGCCATAAGAGGCCGTGGCTTCGACATGAGCCGCGTCGGTGATGTGATAAGCGGTATAAATCGTACCGGTGTACGTGTCATTGACGGTTTCGCCGCGGCCGCCGTCGAAATCGGCGGTGTTGTGGCGATAGGCAAAAGATCCGCCGGCTACCCAGTTATCGAAAATCCGGTAATCGGCGCCAAAAACGAAGTTGTGATTATCGAACTCAAAGCCGGGTTGGCTGAAAGTGGTATCGCGCGAGCCGAAATCGCTGTCGATTTTGCTCCAAAAATTCAACGGCGGAAAATCGATGTCGCCGGCACCGCCCCCACGGCGGCCCTGTTGTCTTAAACCAAAATAGTCCGAAGGTTGTGTGATTTTACCGCCATTGACGCGTGTGGCCAACGAACCCATTGCGAAGATTTGGTCCGGCGTAATGCTAACGGTATTGGCATCACAAGGTGTATCGTAGGAGGAACTGGAGTATTCGTAGTGGGTAGTGGGTGTTTCGGTGATTTCAAAGTTTGTCGGGATCTGATAATCGATGGGTACTTCGCTGCCGCCGCCATTCAAGTTTGATAAGTAACTGGATAGCGCGCTGCTGGCTGCCAGTTGATTGGCGTTGCAACTGGCAGCGGCTTCGCCGGCAACCACCATCGTGGTCAAACCCAGGGCGAGTTGAATGAGTCGGGATTTTGACTCGAAGTGGTGATAAGGATTGCGGGCACTGCTATGGCTTGTTGACTTAAACATCTGATTCTCCCAAGAATTTTTCTGAAACATTATAGTTCAAGTTTGGCGTGGCAGCGAGAGCGCTTATTGGCTCGCGCGGAGTTTTTCCCGCAAACTCAGCAAGCCCTTGTGTGAAGGATTGGCTTCCAAACCTTCTTGGACTTTTTTTAGGGCCGTGGAGCGGTCGCTTTTTTCATAGGCCTCCCAGGCCTGTTGCTCCAACATGTCGGCAATTTTCAGAATGCCGCTGGTTGCCGGCTGATTGTAGGGGTCGATTTTCAGAATTTCCCGGTAGGCCCACAACGCATTGCTGCCGGTGGGCGCGGTTAAATAACCGACATCGGCATGAATGCTGGCCAATTCCAGAAGATCATTGATTTTTTGTTGCTGCTCCGGTGCTATTTGTACCGCGACCTTGGGGGCTTCGACGACAGTAGGCGGTGCAATCATGCTCAAATAGATGTTGATGGCAAACAGCGTCACCGCGACGATACCGCTACCCCACAAGCCATAAAACACTGTCGAGCGCGGGCCCAGCGCATTGATGAATTCATCTATCGTCGCGGTGCGCTGTGCTTGTTGAAAAGCCAAGGCCTTTTGCAGCCCTTTCATTTGCCTGCGCGATAATTGAGGGATGGGTTTGGCTTGCAGATTGACTTCTTGGGCTTTGTCCGCCGACAAGCGGCCGAATGGGTGTTTGCCGCTCAATAGTTCATAACTGACGCAGGCCAGCGCGTAAATGTCGTCGCGCGGGTCGGGATCGCTGTTTTGCAGTTGTTCCAGGCTGGCGTAGGCCGGCGTGAACGCACCAAGGGCGCGAGCATTGAATACCGTGGCGTCTTGATGATCCTTGTCGCCCTGTTTGATCGCGCAGGCAATGCCAAAGTCCAGCACGCGCACTTCGCCGTTTTCGTCGATGAACACGTTGCCGGGTTTGAAATCGGAATGCACGATGTTTTTCTTATGGGCGTGGTGCAGCGCGTCGGCCATCGCCCGAATCAACGGCCAGGCCTGTTTGAATGGCAAGCCCGCGGAGTGTTCCTTGATCAGATGGCTGAGTGGGTGGCCGATCAGATATTCCATCGACATGAATACGTGGCCGCCGTCGCGATCGAAGTCGTAGACCTTGATGATGTTGGGATGCGCCAGGGTCTGCGCCCGCTTGGTTTCTCGTTGCAGCGACACCAGTGCCATCGGATTGGCCTGAAAATCCTGATTCAGTACTTTCAAGGCCACGTAGGGGTCTTTATCGGCGGCTTCGATTTTGCGCAAGTCGGTGGCCTTGAACACCATGCCCATGCCGCCGACACCCAATAACTGTTGCAACACGAAGCGGTTTTTCAGGGTGCTGCCTACGCTGAGCTCTTTATGCGCTTGTTGTTCCTGTAAGCCTCTAAGCAGCGATTCGGTATCCATGCCTGTCTTGTTGAGGGACCCGGTTTTCGTGGCGGCTTGAATCCGGGTGGCGTCGTCTATCGGGACGGGGCTTGCCTTGATCGTCGAATCTTCCGGCGCATGGGTGACATGGGTTTTATCGTCCAGTTCGGCGACAAGTGCGGCGTGGATTTGCGGCGGAAGTTTTCCGGATC
Proteins encoded:
- the dxs gene encoding 1-deoxy-D-xylulose-5-phosphate synthase; the protein is MALSKDFPLLNSIHSPADIRALSKDQLQQLADEVRGYLTHTVSISGGHFAAGLGTVELTVALHYVFNTPVDQLVWDVGHQAYPHKILTGRKERMPTIRTLGGVSAFPARDESEYDAFGVGHSSTSISAALGMAIASQLRGEDKKMVAIIGDGSITGGMAYEAMNHAGDVNANLLVILNDNDMSISPPVGAMNNYLTKVLSSKFYSSVREESKKALAKMPSVWELARKTEEHVKGMIVPGTLFEELGFNYFGPIDGHDVEMLVSTLENLKDLTGPVFLHVVTKKGKGYAPAEKDPLAYHGVPAFDPTKDYLPKAAPSPHPTYTEVFGRWLCDMAAQDERLLGITPAMREGSGLVEFSQKFPKRYFDVAIAEQHAVTLAAGQACQGAKPVVAIYSTFLQRGYDQLIHDVALQNLDVLFALDRAGLVGPDGPTHAGAFDFSYLRCIPNMLIMAPADENECRQMLTTGFQHPGPASVRYPRGKGPGAAIDPGLTALEIGKAEIRHHGSRIAILAWGSMVTPAVEAGKQLGATVVNMRFVKPFDEALVLELARTHDVFVTVEENVIAGGAGSAINTFLQAQKVLMPVCNIGLPDRFVEQGSREELLSLVGLNSKGIFATIEQFCA
- a CDS encoding adenine phosphoribosyltransferase; translation: MERLKSKIRDIPDFPKPGIIFKDITPLVKDPAALRLTVHQLLHPFLGRDITAVAGMEARGFIFGSLVAWELGIPFVPLRKPGKLPYDVQSVSYDLEYGSAELQVHIDAFDENDKVLLIDDLLATGGTAKASCDLIEKLGASVVACAFVVELDFLQGREKLQDYEVHSLLHY
- a CDS encoding serine/threonine-protein kinase, translated to MNSLDTALTAFQQSQIRFDELLQVVRETARQGGPELIAARQRLEAEFRSGKLPPQIHAALVAELDDKTHVTHAPEDSTIKASPVPIDDATRIQAATKTGSLNKTGMDTESLLRGLQEQQAHKELSVGSTLKNRFVLQQLLGVGGMGMVFKATDLRKIEAADKDPYVALKVLNQDFQANPMALVSLQRETKRAQTLAHPNIIKVYDFDRDGGHVFMSMEYLIGHPLSHLIKEHSAGLPFKQAWPLIRAMADALHHAHKKNIVHSDFKPGNVFIDENGEVRVLDFGIACAIKQGDKDHQDATVFNARALGAFTPAYASLEQLQNSDPDPRDDIYALACVSYELLSGKHPFGRLSADKAQEVNLQAKPIPQLSRRQMKGLQKALAFQQAQRTATIDEFINALGPRSTVFYGLWGSGIVAVTLFAINIYLSMIAPPTVVEAPKVAVQIAPEQQQKINDLLELASIHADVGYLTAPTGSNALWAYREILKIDPYNQPATSGILKIADMLEQQAWEAYEKSDRSTALKKVQEGLEANPSHKGLLSLREKLRASQ
- a CDS encoding CvfB family protein, whose amino-acid sequence is MIEIGKINRLTIAKKLDNQCYLDGGELGELVLVDVANAARQIGDNVEVFVYIDGKNQTVATTQKPKAQVDEVAWLKVVSLSHAGAFLDWGLPKDLLLPFSEQKGKLVEGRSCLVRLFLDENNRIAASMLLDDFIQDEAFYYKEGQAVELIIADFTELGFKAVVDHKYWGVLYKNEVFQPLKRGQQLTGHIKKVRPDHRLDLILGQEKYGEKVDATSAKILAVLAKHGGHIALTDKSPPEMIYDTFGVSKKVFKQAIGGLYKQRKIVIEEKGIRLSETP
- the parE gene encoding DNA topoisomerase IV subunit B, with the protein product MSNEYNAAAIEVLSGLDPVRKRPGMYTDTTRPNHLVQEVVDNSVDEALAGYAKSIEVTLFKDGSIKVVDDGRGMPVDIHPEQGIPGVEVILTQLHAGGKFSNKNYQFSGGLHGVGVSVVNALSEKLLVEIKRGGGVYQMEFAGGDKVGDLQQTGTVGKNNTGTSVHFWPDGKYFDSNRVSVSKLKHVLRAKAVLCPGLTIVLVSELSDEKFEWCYQNGLQEYLLDRVGDAEIFPQPPFMANMVASNEAVEWGIVWTTDSLPEAVAESYVNLVPTAQGGTHVNGLRAGLTEAIREFCDFRNLLPRGVKIAPEDVWENCHFVLSVKLEDPQFSGQTKERLSSRECVTFVSGVAKDTFSLWLNQHPQEGEKIAEIILASAQKRLKSAKKIVRKKITAGPALPGKLADCSAQDISRTELFLVEGDSAGGSAKQARDREYQAIMPLRGKILNTWEVDSNEVMASQEVHDIAVALGIEPDSDDLQNLRYGKICILADADSDGNHIATLICALFFRHFKALVKAGHVFVAMPPLYRIDVGKKVFYALDESERLGVLARIEAEKLTGKVNIQRFKGLGEMNPSQLRETTMNPDTRRLVQLTIAENDETFERMDLLLAKKRSSDRKSWLEDKGNLAEVL
- a CDS encoding autotransporter outer membrane beta-barrel domain-containing protein, with the protein product MFKSTSHSSARNPYHHFESKSRLIQLALGLTTMVVAGEAAASCNANQLAASSALSSYLSNLNGGGSEVPIDYQIPTNFEITETPTTHYEYSSSSYDTPCDANTVSITPDQIFAMGSLATRVNGGKITQPSDYFGLRQQGRRGGGAGDIDFPPLNFWSKIDSDFGSRDTTFSQPGFEFDNHNFVFGADYRIFDNWVAGGSFAYRHNTADFDGGRGETVNDTYTGTIYTAYHITDAAHVEATASYGGFAYDTRRNITYNGESSVAKASPEGGQYAFSWGGGYDFNIDAWTIAPYARGEYMNLDIDSYSESGSPYAVRFGKQNIESLTSTVGIQTAYAFSFPWGVLIPQLRGEWHHQFMDGGRQIETGFVNDPSGQSFIMTSDGPSRDYYTFGAEVSSVFAGGISAFLAYETLQSYTSINSNKLMLGARLEF
- the ispA gene encoding (2E,6E)-farnesyl diphosphate synthase; the protein is MSKLKAYLTVCQERVERALDARLPAENILPQTLHQAMRYSVLNGGKRTRPLLTYATGQALGLSEDLLDAPACAVEFIHVYSLIHDDLPAMDNDDLRRGKPTCHKAYDEATAILAGDALQALAFEILANDPGITVDATARLKMITALTRASGSQGMVGGQAIDLGSVGRKLTLPELENMHIHKTGALIRASVNLAALSKPDLDPCVAKKLDHYAKCIGLSFQVKDDILDIEADTATLGKTQGKDIDNDKPTYPALLGMAGAKQKAQELHEQAVESLTGFGSEADLLRELSLYIIERTH
- a CDS encoding exodeoxyribonuclease VII small subunit, encoding MSRRKSASQFEEAMEELEKLVEQMERGDISLEESLKSFERGIKLTRTCQQALQEAEQKVQILLEKNGQQTLEPFNDE